One Helianthus annuus cultivar XRQ/B chromosome 12, HanXRQr2.0-SUNRISE, whole genome shotgun sequence genomic region harbors:
- the LOC110895092 gene encoding uncharacterized protein At5g64816 produces MVDWWISLVGAAVPALVAGQAIRMKNRRAEEERLKSARGREKSSDDIFVCERVCTSKRMLKKVGSFSKDPEPNTCVTVCGVSELDACADACARTVCVNQHQVPNWNDICLKRCQSECLKLSNSSILP; encoded by the coding sequence ATGGTTGATTGGTGGATATCTTTGGTGGGGGCCGCAGTTCCCGCACTGGTGGCGGGCCAAGCAATACGAATGAAGAACCGAAGAGCAGAAGAAGAACGATTAAAGAGCGCTAGAGGTCGTGAAAAAAGTTCTGATGATATTTTTGTGTGTGAAAGGGTGTGCACTTCAAAACGGATGCTAAAGAAAGTCGGGTCATTTTCTAAAGACCCCGAGCCAAACACATGTGTCACGGTTTGCGGTGTCTCTGAGCTTGATGCTTGTGCTGATGCGTGTGCCCGAACCGTTTGTGTGAACCAGCATCAAGTTCCAAACTGGAATGATATCTGTTTGAAGAGGTGCCAAAGTGAGTGCTTAAAGCTCTCAAACTCTTCAATTTTGCCTTGA